The Hymenobacter baengnokdamensis genome includes a region encoding these proteins:
- a CDS encoding bifunctional transcriptional activator/DNA repair enzyme AdaA, with translation MSQLPFACPPELLLAETDLAPAAGTQASLDYTRVEQAISFIAGHVAQQPSLEEIAAHVHLSPFHFNRLFTRWAGISPQRFLRFLTKEYARQVLAESGNVLAATHQAGLSGPSRLHDLFVTYEAMTPAEYRAQAAGLFIAYGFHPTPFGECLLSLTDRGICGLTFQAEAEQGAALTQLRAAWPGAILVPDATRTAAVAARLFATKVDPAGPPVPLLLKGTNFQVKVWEALLRIPAGAVVSYREVAAAIGQPGASQAVGGAVGANSIAYLIPCHRVIQQHGGPGGYRWGSARKQALLAREAAQVAASLATDE, from the coding sequence ATGAGCCAGCTCCCCTTTGCCTGCCCGCCTGAGTTGCTACTGGCCGAAACCGACCTGGCGCCCGCCGCTGGCACGCAGGCCAGCCTCGACTACACCCGCGTAGAGCAGGCTATCAGCTTTATTGCCGGTCATGTTGCCCAGCAGCCTTCGCTGGAAGAAATTGCGGCGCACGTGCACCTCAGCCCATTTCATTTCAACCGGCTGTTCACGCGCTGGGCGGGTATTAGTCCGCAAAGGTTTCTGCGTTTTCTTACCAAAGAATACGCGCGGCAGGTGCTGGCCGAATCGGGCAATGTGCTGGCCGCTACGCACCAAGCTGGTCTTTCGGGCCCGAGCCGGCTTCACGACTTGTTCGTGACCTACGAAGCCATGACGCCGGCCGAGTACCGGGCGCAGGCCGCCGGCCTCTTCATCGCCTATGGCTTTCACCCCACGCCTTTCGGCGAATGCTTGCTCAGCCTGACCGACCGGGGCATCTGCGGCCTCACGTTTCAGGCTGAGGCCGAGCAGGGAGCCGCCCTGACGCAGCTGCGGGCCGCCTGGCCCGGCGCGATACTTGTGCCTGATGCCACCCGAACGGCTGCCGTGGCCGCCCGGCTTTTCGCTACTAAAGTTGACCCAGCTGGCCCGCCCGTGCCGCTTTTGCTGAAGGGCACCAATTTTCAGGTAAAGGTGTGGGAGGCGCTGCTGCGGATTCCGGCCGGAGCCGTGGTTTCATACCGCGAGGTAGCGGCAGCTATCGGGCAGCCGGGCGCCAGCCAGGCCGTAGGCGGCGCTGTGGGGGCAAATAGTATCGCCTATCTCATTCCCTGTCATCGCGTTATTCAGCAGCATGGTGGGCCGGGCGGCTACCGCTGGGGCAGTGCCCGCAAGCAGGCCCTGCTGGCACGGGAAGCGGCGCAAGTAGCTGCCTCGCTGGCCACTGATGAGTAG
- a CDS encoding XdhC family protein yields MPAAPRDLPVWTLAAASLRAGHAAVLLCVVRSEGSSPGRQGFKMVVTAEAACGSIGGGIMEHKWVELARQRLREGGGAPLLRPQIHRREAPADRSGMMCSGEQEVLLWPLRPIDLQAVQAIIAALQTLQVGAWQVSEAAGLQVFAAVSAHFYSYQPGPAWEYKEQLGYRDQLTIVGGGHVSRALARVAANLEFEITVLDDRPDLPTLATNDDAHHRHVLSYDTLAAAVPPGPHRYVVVMTVGYRTDEVVLRQIVAKHYAYLGVMGSAAKVAELRRALSEAGFTAAAMARLRGPIGVPIASRTPEEIAVSVAAELIAVRNQVRH; encoded by the coding sequence TTGCCTGCTGCCCCCCGCGACCTGCCCGTTTGGACCCTTGCCGCCGCCAGTCTTCGGGCTGGCCACGCGGCCGTGCTGCTGTGCGTGGTGCGCAGTGAGGGCAGCAGTCCCGGCCGCCAGGGTTTCAAGATGGTAGTTACGGCCGAAGCCGCGTGTGGCTCCATCGGCGGCGGCATTATGGAGCACAAGTGGGTAGAGCTGGCCCGCCAGCGCCTGCGCGAAGGCGGGGGGGCGCCGCTGCTGCGCCCCCAGATTCATCGGCGTGAGGCTCCGGCCGACCGCTCGGGTATGATGTGCTCGGGCGAGCAGGAAGTGCTGCTTTGGCCCCTGCGGCCTATCGATTTGCAGGCAGTACAAGCCATTATAGCTGCTTTGCAAACCCTTCAGGTTGGTGCGTGGCAGGTAAGTGAAGCGGCTGGTTTGCAGGTATTTGCAGCAGTATCGGCTCATTTTTATAGCTACCAGCCTGGCCCAGCCTGGGAGTATAAGGAGCAGCTGGGCTACCGCGACCAACTCACCATTGTGGGCGGTGGGCATGTGAGCCGGGCACTTGCCCGCGTGGCCGCCAACCTGGAGTTTGAGATAACTGTGCTCGACGACCGGCCCGACCTGCCCACGCTGGCCACTAACGATGACGCCCACCATCGTCACGTATTGAGCTACGATACCCTGGCTGCCGCTGTACCGCCCGGCCCGCACCGCTACGTAGTAGTAATGACCGTAGGCTACCGGACCGACGAGGTGGTCTTGCGGCAAATAGTAGCTAAACACTATGCTTACCTGGGCGTGATGGGCAGCGCCGCCAAAGTGGCCGAGCTGCGCCGCGCCCTGAGCGAGGCCGGGTTTACGGCCGCGGCTATGGCCCGGCTCCGGGGGCCGATTGGGGTGCCGATTGCCAGCCGTACTCCGGAAGAAATCGCGGTGAGTGTGGCGGCCGAGCTGATTGCGGTGCGCAACCAGGTGCGGCACTGA
- a CDS encoding urate hydroxylase PuuD, which produces MLQYVTLLALLLTFGLLLGAIVVLQHLAKSRPQGGPVGDQGFTLEGFSYAFMLLAAITAVGVCYVLVRDTPWGGHILEWLNIVVRLMHITFGIAWIGASFYFVFLENALNRTDNVRDELAGNLWAVHGGGFYYLEKYKLAPPQIPKNLHWFKYEAYFTWLSGFSLLFVVYYFNASSMLIDPRVLAISPLAGVGIGVGSFGVAWLLYDGLCRTALVRSRWFMVVGFALAVGFAFFYAQVFSARAAYIHFGAMLGTLMVANVFFIIIPSQKAMVKAATDGTPLDPALGKNSLARSLHNNYFTLPVLFVMVSNHFPSTFGHAYPWAILAAITLGTAGVKHWLNLREKHQSNAWVLPLSAAILLGVVFVTAPKVEPGTAAGRCTQQVSMVQVNAIVQKRCIQCHSAHPTDDVFKAPPNGVVYDTPEDIIRLKDKIMQRVVVTRTMPQNNKTQITQQERDLIGCWINQGALNK; this is translated from the coding sequence ATGCTTCAATACGTTACCTTACTTGCGCTTTTACTAACCTTTGGGCTGCTGCTGGGAGCTATTGTAGTGCTTCAGCACCTGGCCAAAAGCCGGCCCCAGGGTGGCCCCGTGGGCGACCAAGGCTTTACGCTCGAAGGGTTTTCGTATGCTTTCATGCTGCTGGCGGCCATTACGGCAGTGGGCGTGTGCTACGTGCTGGTGCGCGATACGCCCTGGGGAGGACACATATTAGAGTGGCTGAATATTGTCGTGCGGCTCATGCACATCACCTTCGGCATTGCCTGGATTGGTGCCTCGTTCTACTTCGTATTTCTTGAAAATGCTCTCAACCGGACCGATAATGTGCGCGATGAGCTGGCCGGCAACCTTTGGGCCGTGCACGGCGGCGGCTTTTACTACCTCGAAAAATACAAGCTCGCGCCCCCGCAAATACCTAAAAACCTACACTGGTTTAAGTATGAAGCCTACTTTACCTGGCTTTCGGGCTTCAGCCTGCTGTTTGTAGTCTACTACTTCAACGCCAGCTCTATGCTGATTGACCCGCGGGTGCTGGCCATTTCGCCGCTGGCGGGCGTGGGTATCGGGGTGGGGTCGTTTGGGGTGGCGTGGCTGCTCTACGATGGCCTGTGCCGCACGGCGCTGGTGCGCAGCCGCTGGTTTATGGTGGTGGGCTTTGCGTTGGCCGTGGGTTTCGCGTTTTTCTACGCCCAGGTGTTCAGCGCGCGGGCCGCTTACATCCACTTCGGGGCCATGCTGGGCACGCTGATGGTGGCCAACGTGTTTTTTATCATTATTCCGTCGCAGAAAGCGATGGTGAAGGCTGCCACCGACGGCACGCCGCTCGACCCTGCGCTGGGCAAAAACTCGCTGGCCCGCTCGCTGCACAACAACTATTTTACGCTGCCTGTGCTGTTTGTGATGGTGAGCAACCACTTTCCCAGCACCTTTGGGCACGCGTATCCGTGGGCTATTCTGGCGGCCATTACGCTGGGTACGGCGGGCGTGAAGCACTGGCTCAACCTGCGCGAGAAGCACCAGTCCAACGCCTGGGTGCTGCCCCTGTCGGCAGCAATCCTGCTGGGCGTGGTATTCGTAACGGCTCCTAAAGTGGAGCCAGGCACGGCCGCCGGCCGCTGCACCCAGCAGGTAAGTATGGTGCAGGTAAACGCTATTGTGCAGAAGCGCTGCATTCAGTGCCACTCGGCACACCCGACCGACGACGTATTTAAGGCGCCTCCCAACGGGGTGGTGTACGACACGCCGGAGGATATTATCCGGCTGAAAGACAAGATAATGCAGCGTGTAGTCGTCACCAGAACAATGCCCCAAAACAACAAAACCCAGATAACCCAGCAGGAGCGTGACCTCATTGGCTGCTGGATTAACCAGGGCGCATTGAATAAGTAA
- the allB gene encoding allantoinase AllB — MSNFVLRSRYVVLPDGERPATLIVQAGRIAAVLPHDYDASAAGPALDLGDAAILPGVIDPHVHLNEPGRTEWEGFDTGTRAALAGGLTTLVDMPLNSAPVTTSVENLRIKQAATQGQLHTNVGFWGGLVPGNADQIEPLIAAGVLGFKTFLTHSGIDEFPNATEADLRRAMPVLARHGRPLLVHCELSEENEAWKKGDTRSYPNYLASRPKSWEDEAIKLMIRLCAEYGCPVHIVHLSSASSLTAIAEAKAQGLPLTVETGQHYLFFNAEDIADGQTQFKCAPPIRERANNEQLWQALQSGLIDFVATDHSPAPPDLKQLASGDFAMAWGGIASLQLALPVLWTAARRRGATLSDLARWLSANPARLIGQSQRKGQLAKGYDADLLVLAPEATFTVTEALLHHRHKVSPYLGRELTGVVTHTFLAGEEVFRHPDFLHLNRGHLLTR; from the coding sequence ATGTCCAATTTTGTCCTCCGCAGCCGTTATGTAGTACTGCCCGATGGCGAGCGCCCGGCCACGCTTATCGTGCAGGCGGGGCGCATTGCGGCCGTGCTGCCCCACGACTACGATGCCAGTGCCGCCGGCCCGGCGCTCGACCTGGGCGACGCGGCCATTCTGCCCGGCGTCATCGACCCGCACGTGCACCTCAACGAGCCTGGCCGTACCGAGTGGGAGGGCTTCGACACCGGCACCCGCGCCGCGCTGGCCGGTGGCCTTACCACCCTGGTAGACATGCCGTTGAACTCGGCGCCGGTTACGACTTCAGTTGAAAATCTACGCATCAAGCAAGCCGCCACCCAGGGTCAGCTGCACACCAACGTGGGCTTCTGGGGCGGCCTCGTGCCCGGCAACGCCGACCAAATCGAGCCGCTTATTGCGGCCGGCGTGCTGGGCTTCAAGACGTTTCTGACCCACTCGGGCATCGACGAATTTCCGAATGCCACGGAGGCCGATTTGCGCCGCGCAATGCCCGTTCTGGCCCGCCACGGCCGGCCGCTGCTGGTGCACTGCGAGCTATCGGAGGAGAATGAGGCGTGGAAGAAGGGCGACACCCGCTCGTACCCGAACTACCTGGCTTCGCGCCCCAAAAGCTGGGAAGACGAGGCCATTAAGCTGATGATTCGGCTCTGCGCCGAGTATGGCTGCCCAGTGCACATCGTGCATTTGTCGTCGGCCAGCTCGCTAACGGCCATTGCCGAAGCGAAGGCCCAGGGCCTGCCGCTGACGGTGGAAACCGGTCAGCACTACCTGTTTTTCAACGCCGAAGACATCGCCGACGGCCAGACGCAGTTTAAGTGCGCGCCGCCCATCCGGGAGCGAGCCAACAACGAGCAGCTGTGGCAGGCGCTGCAAAGCGGCCTCATCGACTTCGTGGCCACCGACCACTCGCCCGCGCCACCCGACCTCAAGCAGCTGGCCAGCGGCGATTTTGCTATGGCCTGGGGCGGCATCGCCTCGCTGCAGCTGGCGCTGCCCGTGCTCTGGACCGCCGCGCGCCGGCGCGGCGCTACGCTATCCGATTTGGCCCGCTGGCTCAGTGCCAACCCGGCCCGGCTCATCGGCCAAAGCCAGCGCAAAGGCCAGCTTGCCAAAGGCTACGACGCCGACCTGTTGGTACTGGCTCCCGAGGCTACCTTCACCGTTACCGAAGCGCTGCTGCACCACCGCCACAAGGTGTCGCCCTACCTGGGCCGTGAGCTGACGGGCGTAGTGACGCACACCTTTTTGGCCGGCGAGGAAGTTTTTCGGCATCCTGATTTTCTGCATTTGAACCGGGGCCACTTGCTGACGCGGTAA
- a CDS encoding M20 family metallo-hydrolase, whose amino-acid sequence MSDYPTRTAHILSRIDELAAISEDATGATVTRRFGTPAFVRGRDLVQGWFEAAGLETRLDGIGNLRGRLASRQPGAKTFVLASHIDTVVNAGKYDGPLGVLMGLDLVENIIQQGVELPFHLELIAFSDEEGVRFHTTYLGSRVVTGAFEPTLLQRVDADGITLAQAIAEMGGNAGSLAADALPAAEWLGYFELHIEQGPVLWESKVPIALVTAIAGQQRVELTWQGMAGHAGTVPMALRQDALAAAAEFVLAAESFALAHGQSLVATVGQLRIPYSASNVIPGQVIHSLDLRSPDAGQLAAAYADLQTQAEAIAARRGVALHWQLVQATAPVACDRELNRLLGQAIAASGYEVDGLVSGAGHDAVPASAVAPATMAFIRCYKGISHNPLENVEAADVAAALAVAERFLLELKIKNEEVKMA is encoded by the coding sequence ATGTCCGATTACCCCACCCGCACCGCGCACATTCTCAGCCGCATCGACGAGCTGGCCGCCATCAGTGAAGACGCCACGGGCGCTACCGTCACGCGCCGCTTTGGTACGCCGGCCTTCGTGCGCGGCCGCGACCTGGTGCAGGGCTGGTTTGAGGCCGCGGGCCTCGAAACCCGGCTCGATGGCATCGGCAACCTGCGCGGGCGGCTGGCCAGCCGGCAGCCGGGCGCCAAAACCTTCGTGCTGGCCTCGCACATCGACACCGTGGTGAACGCCGGTAAATATGATGGCCCGCTAGGCGTATTGATGGGGCTTGATTTGGTGGAAAATATTATTCAGCAAGGCGTTGAGCTGCCATTCCACCTGGAGCTTATCGCCTTCAGCGATGAGGAAGGCGTGCGCTTTCATACCACCTACCTGGGCAGCAGGGTCGTGACCGGCGCTTTTGAGCCCACCCTTTTACAACGAGTTGATGCCGATGGCATCACCCTGGCCCAGGCCATTGCTGAGATGGGCGGCAACGCCGGCAGCCTCGCCGCCGACGCCCTGCCCGCCGCCGAGTGGCTGGGCTACTTCGAGCTGCACATCGAGCAGGGGCCGGTGCTGTGGGAAAGCAAAGTGCCCATCGCGCTGGTCACGGCCATTGCCGGGCAGCAGCGCGTGGAGCTGACCTGGCAGGGCATGGCCGGCCACGCCGGCACGGTGCCCATGGCCCTGCGCCAGGATGCGCTGGCCGCCGCCGCCGAGTTTGTGCTGGCGGCCGAAAGCTTTGCGCTAGCCCACGGCCAGAGCCTGGTAGCTACCGTGGGCCAGCTGCGCATTCCGTATTCGGCCAGCAATGTTATTCCCGGCCAGGTCATTCATAGCCTCGACCTGCGCAGCCCCGACGCCGGCCAGCTCGCCGCCGCCTACGCCGACTTACAAACCCAGGCCGAGGCCATTGCCGCCCGGCGCGGCGTGGCGCTGCACTGGCAATTGGTGCAGGCCACCGCGCCCGTAGCCTGCGACCGCGAGCTGAACCGCCTGCTCGGCCAGGCCATCGCGGCCAGCGGCTACGAGGTCGACGGCCTGGTGAGCGGCGCCGGCCACGACGCCGTGCCCGCCTCGGCCGTGGCGCCGGCCACGATGGCATTTATCCGTTGCTACAAAGGCATCAGTCACAATCCGTTGGAGAACGTGGAGGCGGCTGATGTGGCCGCTGCGCTGGCAGTGGCCGAGCGGTTTCTTTTGGAATTAAAAATTAAAAATGAAGAGGTAAAAATGGCCTGA
- the allE gene encoding (S)-ureidoglycine aminohydrolase translates to MQLGSTTRSVTRRNHAIIAPDGYINSNVPGWTGGTVNVIINEQMGARLCQTLVMLTDAGQLTGETQASQIFFYVVQGQVQATIGDDSRILTVGKFVYVPIGQSYTFKNPTANTQILTFHKVYEPLAGHATPGVCWGEKDDSKAPVYMNDEALRIQELLPNELGFDMAVNIFTYQPGGNLPMVETHIMEHGLLYLQGQAIYMLDQQWYPVQKGDSIWMAPFCQQWAASIGKEPSVYIYYKNVNRFPTVV, encoded by the coding sequence ATGCAGCTAGGCTCTACCACCCGCTCCGTCACCCGGCGCAACCACGCCATCATCGCGCCCGACGGCTACATCAACAGCAACGTGCCCGGCTGGACGGGCGGCACCGTCAACGTCATCATCAACGAGCAGATGGGGGCCCGCCTCTGCCAGACGCTCGTCATGCTCACCGACGCCGGCCAGCTGACGGGCGAAACCCAGGCATCGCAGATTTTTTTCTACGTGGTGCAGGGCCAGGTGCAGGCCACCATCGGCGACGACAGCCGGATTCTGACGGTGGGCAAGTTTGTATACGTGCCTATCGGCCAAAGCTATACCTTCAAAAACCCGACGGCTAATACCCAGATTCTTACTTTTCACAAAGTGTATGAGCCGCTGGCGGGCCACGCCACCCCTGGCGTGTGCTGGGGCGAAAAGGACGACAGCAAAGCCCCCGTGTACATGAACGACGAGGCGCTGCGTATTCAGGAGCTGCTGCCCAACGAGCTGGGTTTCGATATGGCCGTCAACATCTTCACCTACCAGCCCGGCGGCAACCTGCCGATGGTCGAGACCCACATCATGGAGCACGGCCTGCTCTACTTGCAGGGCCAGGCCATCTACATGCTCGACCAGCAGTGGTACCCGGTGCAGAAAGGTGATTCCATCTGGATGGCGCCCTTCTGCCAGCAGTGGGCCGCTTCCATCGGCAAGGAGCCGTCGGTGTACATCTATTATAAGAATGTGAACCGCTTTCCGACGGTGGTGTAG
- the uraD gene encoding 2-oxo-4-hydroxy-4-carboxy-5-ureidoimidazoline decarboxylase yields MTLSDLNALSPAARAEALATCCGATAWVAALDQQFPFDSAAALYEAAERTWYNLSEADWREAFTHHPKIGDVKALQVKFASTATWAAGEQGAVKQASQETLAALAAGNEAYELKFGYIFIVCATGKSADEMLALLQARLPHEPNQEIHVAMGEQAKITRLRLEKLLA; encoded by the coding sequence ATGACTCTTTCCGACCTCAACGCCCTCTCCCCCGCCGCCCGCGCCGAGGCCCTGGCTACCTGCTGCGGCGCCACGGCCTGGGTAGCTGCGCTGGACCAACAGTTTCCCTTCGATTCAGCAGCCGCACTCTACGAGGCAGCCGAGCGCACCTGGTATAATCTCTCCGAAGCCGACTGGCGCGAGGCTTTTACGCACCACCCCAAAATTGGCGACGTAAAGGCGCTGCAAGTAAAGTTTGCCAGCACCGCCACCTGGGCAGCCGGCGAGCAGGGCGCGGTAAAGCAGGCTTCGCAAGAAACGCTGGCGGCGCTGGCGGCCGGTAACGAGGCTTACGAGCTGAAATTCGGCTACATCTTCATTGTCTGCGCCACGGGCAAGTCGGCGGATGAAATGCTGGCGCTGCTGCAAGCCCGGCTGCCGCACGAGCCCAACCAGGAAATCCACGTTGCCATGGGCGAGCAGGCCAAAATCACGCGCTTGCGCCTCGAAAAACTACTCGCATGA
- the uraH gene encoding hydroxyisourate hydrolase, translating into MSQLTTHILDTTQGRPAAGVTIALYEPAGGDWRETARGTTNDDGRIPDLLPAEKILAPGVYKLKFFTQEYFERTGLSHFYPFVEICFTVADAAHYHVPLLLNPFGYSTYRGS; encoded by the coding sequence ATGAGCCAGCTTACTACCCACATTCTCGACACTACCCAGGGCCGGCCGGCGGCGGGCGTCACCATTGCGCTGTACGAGCCGGCCGGCGGCGACTGGCGTGAAACCGCGCGCGGCACTACCAACGACGACGGGCGAATTCCCGACCTGCTGCCCGCAGAAAAAATCCTGGCTCCCGGCGTGTATAAACTCAAATTCTTCACCCAGGAATACTTCGAGCGCACCGGCCTGTCGCATTTTTATCCTTTCGTAGAAATCTGCTTTACCGTGGCCGATGCTGCGCACTACCACGTACCGCTGCTGCTTAACCCATTCGGCTACAGCACCTACCGCGGCTCCTGA
- a CDS encoding DUF6986 family protein codes for MKLSLPDSDKTALLDQLGVANLAFQKTYPGDRPDRQPVHTVYGGANLFKADTCVRMGEIALRNLQTYAPNFVELARVLQLTGHEHLPTLEKDIHDLTAYLDKLPADQRRQQPAWLAYTVYNKMVQKLKAEAVEDFRIDFEDGFGNRPDAEEDVTAVQAAHEVARGMEQGTLSPFIGIRIKPFTEDLKARGVRTLDIFLTTLLEATGGKLPNNFVVMLPKVTIPEQMTTMVRFFELLEKANNLAPGTLKMETMVEATQIVMDDEGRNPLMRIIRASEGRCIAAHFGTYDYTASAGITAKYQTMAHPVCDFAHHMTKVALGGTGIFLSDGATNVMPIGPHRGDNLTFAQLRENQEAVHSGWRQAYHHTMHSLINGLYQGWDLNPAQLPMRYAATYNFFLSSYEGAVHRLKTFVDRAAISTLTGDIFDDAATGQGLLNFFLKALNCGAISAEDIVPTGLTIEEIETRSFYRILAGRRRKA; via the coding sequence ATGAAACTCAGCCTCCCGGACTCCGACAAAACGGCCCTGCTCGACCAGCTCGGCGTGGCCAACCTGGCCTTCCAAAAAACCTACCCCGGCGACCGCCCCGACCGCCAGCCCGTGCACACCGTGTACGGCGGTGCCAACCTTTTCAAGGCCGATACCTGCGTGCGCATGGGCGAAATTGCCCTGCGCAACCTCCAGACTTACGCCCCCAATTTCGTAGAATTGGCGCGGGTGCTCCAGCTGACCGGCCACGAGCACCTGCCCACCCTCGAAAAAGACATCCACGACCTCACCGCCTACCTCGACAAGCTGCCGGCCGACCAGCGCCGCCAGCAGCCCGCCTGGCTGGCCTACACTGTCTACAACAAGATGGTGCAGAAGCTCAAAGCCGAAGCGGTCGAAGATTTCCGTATTGATTTTGAGGATGGCTTCGGCAACCGGCCCGATGCCGAGGAAGATGTCACCGCCGTGCAGGCTGCCCACGAAGTAGCCAGGGGCATGGAGCAGGGCACGCTTTCGCCCTTCATCGGCATCCGCATCAAGCCCTTTACCGAGGACCTTAAAGCGCGCGGCGTGCGCACCCTCGACATTTTCCTGACTACGTTGCTCGAAGCTACCGGCGGCAAGCTGCCAAATAACTTCGTGGTGATGCTGCCCAAAGTGACCATCCCCGAGCAGATGACCACGATGGTGCGCTTCTTCGAGCTGCTGGAAAAGGCTAACAACCTGGCGCCCGGCACCCTGAAGATGGAAACGATGGTGGAAGCCACCCAGATTGTGATGGACGATGAGGGCCGCAACCCGCTCATGCGCATTATCCGGGCCAGCGAGGGGCGCTGCATTGCGGCGCACTTCGGCACCTACGACTACACTGCCTCGGCCGGCATCACGGCCAAGTACCAGACCATGGCGCACCCCGTCTGCGACTTTGCCCACCACATGACCAAGGTGGCGCTCGGCGGCACCGGCATCTTCCTCTCCGATGGCGCTACCAACGTGATGCCCATCGGCCCGCACCGCGGTGATAACCTGACGTTTGCGCAGCTGCGCGAAAACCAGGAAGCCGTGCACAGCGGCTGGCGCCAGGCCTACCACCACACCATGCACTCGCTCATCAATGGTCTCTACCAGGGCTGGGACCTGAACCCCGCGCAGCTGCCCATGCGCTACGCGGCCACCTACAATTTCTTCCTCAGCTCCTACGAAGGCGCCGTGCACCGCCTCAAAACCTTCGTGGACCGCGCCGCCATCTCTACCCTCACCGGCGATATCTTCGACGACGCCGCCACCGGCCAGGGCCTGCTCAATTTTTTCCTCAAAGCCCTGAACTGCGGCGCCATCTCGGCAGAAGACATCGTGCCCACCGGCCTCACCATTGAGGAGATTGAGACGCGCTCGTTTTACCGGATTTTGGCAGGGCGTCGGCGCAAGGCGTAA